In Drosophila miranda strain MSH22 chromosome XR, D.miranda_PacBio2.1, whole genome shotgun sequence, the genomic window TGAGGCCTAATCTAATACAAAAATTCACTCCGATAAGCGATAAGCATTGATAAGGCGATGAAACACAAGTTACAATCGATAAAAATACGTTCTTAGAGATAAATTAGACTTCAAGCAGGGATTCTTTCCACTTTGAAGCCTgacataataaataaattcacTCCGATAGGCGATAAGCAATCGATGAGGCGATAACATATAAGTTACAATCGATAAAACGACCTTTTTTTAAGATGATTTGACttccagaaaggattctgtccACTTTGAAGCCTAATCTAATAAATAAATTCACTCCGATAAGCGATAAGCAATCGATAAGGCGATGAAACACAAGTTACAATCGATAAAAATACTTCGAGCAAGGATCCTTCCCACTTGAAGCTTAATTTCTCTCAGATCGATTTTTAAGCGATATTGCATGAAATCTATCGATAAGTGCAGGCTGAGTGTTTGCATAAATAAATCAAAGAGCCTCTTCCAAGATGATTTACCACCAAAAAGCACTCGAATAAATCATACTTAAGTGGCAGAACACCCAGTGTTGCCTTCACTTTTGACGTAAAtgtggattgaacagttgctgctgccgctgccataATGCGTCATTAATTAAACAACCAAAAAAAGAGAACAATTTAAACAGCAcacaaaaaataccaaataaataacaaataaattaaataaatacagGCGTACATACGTCTATGTATGGCATATATGTACAATGTACAATACAATGCGAGAatagcaacaaaaatattttttggCAGATGCCACTAAGAAAAAgtcgttgccgctgccgctgccgctgccgctgccgactGCCGGCTGAACGGATGATCGTGAATCGAAATTGATTAAATGTTGCCTTCACATTGTATATGTACAGGCgtgcacatatgtacatatgcacatacatatatataaatggATAGATTGGGGAAGGGGAAGTCGAAATCAACCAGCCGAaaaaataaaccagaaagcaGCAAGATCaccagaggcagcggcagcggcagaggcagaggcagcggcagtggcagcggcaatTAACCTGAAGCATGCTACAATTAAATAGAAACAATTGCAATTTTTGTTATGTATTTCGTATGTTTTCGTTTTTGTGCAGAGGACAAGGGTATATTGTGTTTGTATCTACTTCTGAAGGAGGGCAGATTCCCTGAAATTTCCTGATTGTTCCGCCTTTTGTGGCCTCTTTCTCTTTCCCAGTGTGGCTTAACTACAGTCCCAATTGAGAGCTTTCTCAAGACCAGGTATTCCATAGTCCGAACGCTTACCATTCGTGTactttctttttatttagATTTCTGGATTTTTAGCAGGAAGCTGCCAGCAAAAAAAAGCCACAAGAAAGACAATGTTTTGCCAGCTGTTGTTATTATAAATTCTGTATTTTCTTTAATGAATTAAAGAGATTCTTGAATCGCAAAACATTGGCATTGCTAAATGGCTGAAAGCGTAAAACGGGGGTCGCACCATTTTCCCATtcgctttggctttggctctgcATCCCTCCCCGCCACCCCCCCCCACAGCCACCCCCTAACATGTTTCTTTCGGTTTTGTTCGTTTTGCAATTTGCAAGGCCATTTGGAAAAATTTCAGCTGTTTCCAGACCAAAAATCTCCTCCAAAACGAACGCAATTTATGCACAATTACacaaagcaacaacaaattacGATACGGTGGGGCATGCGGCATGGCGGCATGGCGGCCTGCGGACCGCCACTTAACGCCCCGAGAAAAagagattttttttgttttttttttctgtttgagttttgttgttgtttcatGTCTCGCTGAGAAGTATGTACATAATTTGCTCTTTACGAAATATTAAAGTACTTCAATAAAAATTTACGAAACGCGGCCAAAGTGAACTAAACATTTGAGCAATTTCTGTGCTCCCTTTTGTTTGTTGTAATTAAAGCGCATGCGGGCAATTAATTGGTTCAACATGAAATCCGTGCCTGTCCGTCCGGCTGTCCGGCTGTCTGTCTTGTGTGGCAGTGTACGGCCGTGTGACCCCACGTATCGGTGCCTTTCGAGTCGTGTTTATGTTTAGGTTAGACATTCTTTCGAGTGTAGCGAATATTCCAATGAAACTCCACGAAACAGGAGTTGAATCAAATCCCAACCCAGGCTGGGTATTTCCATCTTCGATTCATATTTTTGTATGGTCTCTGACATCTTTTGGGTTCCCTTTGTATTGTAAGTGTGGTTGTCAGTCAAATGTCTTTTTATAGCTTGCAGCCTCTTGTAAATACCCTGCTTTTCTGTGGGGCGCCACCAAACTACGCCCCACGCTTACACGAACCTTGCGTGCCCTTCCCTCTGGGGCGGCTGTTCGTTTATGTATTCAATTCCCTCTGCTCGagtgctctgcttattcattCACAACTCGTTTAATGCTTTCCTCACGCCGCCTTCTGTGAGTGTTGCGTTGTGTTTGGTATTTGTTATTTGGTATTTGCATAGTTTTTACATAAACACAAAAGGTATTTTGTAAAATTCTGCCTCCTTCTTTTGTTGTATGGTTGCCGCTTGTTGCATGATTTTCTAATTGGAATTTTAATGCTCGGGCGTTGATTAAAAGCGCAAATATGTGAGGAATTTTAAGGGCCCAAACGCTACAAGTGGGGGTACCCCCACTCAAAGGTGTGTGCAATACGGCATTGGGCCACAAATTGGCTACAAATACAATTAGTGGATGTCGGGAGCGTCCAAAACTTACGAATTTATTTTTCAAACTCGAAATAAGTATTCTCAAATTATAGAACATTTTTACGAAATATTTTCAAGTTCCCAACTTAATTTAAACAAAACGCAAATCGGAATCTGTGTAGATGTAACcattaaaatattttcaaaCGATTTTTAAAACGTTTAGGGATGGCAGCCCAACGATAGTTACCGATAGAAATCAAAAGAGTGTTcgaaaatacattttttgaGTTTTCAGGCTCTTATAAGAAAAAAACAGTTTAAAAAAACCAATATTAACAATTTCACAATATTTTCCATCAGTTTCAGCGAGTATTTAAATCATGAATAGCCATATCGAGACGCCAAGAGCTCCTAAACATTTTTCTTAAACTGTTTATTCTCTTAAGACttgaaaaaatatattttttaattgtttttattatCTTAGAGCTTgggaatatatttttttgacCTGCTTGTATTCTCTAAAAACTTGGTGGCTCTTAAAACTTAAGAATATATTTTGTAAATATGTTTTTATTCTCCTTAAGCTTGGGAATATACGGAACATGTCGTTTTCGAAGCACATTTAATTTAGCAAGAGGCCAAGAAATTAGTAAGGAATTTATGTGTGTACCAATTAAAATACCAAAGACCACAAAGGCAACTAAAATCGGACAAGACACGAACAAATGCCACACGAaacggaaatggaaatggaaatgccaGACAGCCGAATTTCCACAAAAACAAACAGTTTTCCGCTCTTTCCAATATACACAAAAAACAATTTTGCACAAATTGAACAGTGGGAAGAACGACATCATGTTTATattgaaaatatttaaaaattccTTTTGGACTCGTATTAAGgggaaataaattaaatatatacgCACGTCGGAAATCGTTGGCTAAATTTAGACGAATGATAAACGACTGGACCCAGGAattggcagagatttttgactttGACTTTGGCATTGGTTAATATTCCAGAGAtacgtatgtatatttatGGGGGGATTTTATTGGGCTAAGATTTGAGGGTATGGAGAAGGGTATGGAAGGGTATTTACAGCCAAGAGAGCTCCCTCCTTCAGGAGATATTCGATTTAAGATAATACTATACCATATGACCATCCATTTAATCCCATTTCCGTTCTCTCTTCGTTTTTTGCAGCCCACGTGGCGCCTGTGGGGCGAGGAGCACGAGAAAAATGCTATTTTCACCGTCTACCTGAAGAAGGTCCGCTACCATCGACCCACGCCGACGGCCAGCAATGTGAGTAGCAGCTCCCAAGTCCTAAATCACCTCCTAAATCAATTACCTAAGTGGCTAACAACGTTTCCTTCCGCACTTTGAACTTGCAGCAGGACTCGGATGATGAGATTTCCCATCTGGAGTGGGAGACAGTGCGAGTGCGCTTTGTGAAGGCGGCAACGCTGGCCCGCCTCGTGGAGGCCTTGGCCACAGACGACGGGGAGCTGGAGTCGACGTTCATCAATGTGTTCCTCTCGACGTATCGCACCTTCTCGACGCCCAAGCAGGTGCTCAGTCTGCTGACCCAGCGGTACGATGCGCTGCACGACAAGCACTtggaggagctggagcaggCGCAGCAGAGCGGCCAGGTGGAGGATCCGGCCTACGATCCGCACGCGTCCATCCATGAGCAGCACAAGAAAACTCTAGTCTCGGCGCTGCACGTGTGGCTCGATGGATTTCCAGAGGACTGGCACGAGGACAATCTGCAGCAAATCCTGGCGTTCGCCACCAAGCGGCTAAAGCGTTCCGATCTGCACATCAAGGTGCTCAATCGTCTGGAGCGTCTCATCCGGCAGTCTGTCTACGGCaacggaggcggaggcggtggcggtggcggaggaggaggcggcatGGAGAACAATGGCCTGCCCTGGCTATCGCAGGCCCAGCAGGCTCAGTTCATGATTCCCACGCACTACGGCTCCTCGTACGACCTGAGCGAGCAGTTCAATGGACTGTATCTGACGCCCATGGGCCATGGTCCCATCTACCGTGGGCCCACACACTTCCTGCAGGCCTACCGCTTCCCCCATGTGCCCGTGCGACACTTCGCCGAGCAGCTGACGCGCATGGACACGGAGCTGTTCAAGCGTCTGATACCCCACCAATGCCTGGGCCACACCTGGGCCCGTCGCGACAGCGGTGGGTCGGAGACGGTGGTGGCCACCATCAATCAGTTCAATGCGGTTCTCTTCCGAGTGGTCTCCAGCATCCTGATTGATCGCCTGAAGCCACAGGTGGGTTTGAGGCGAGCTCGGATTTTCTGTACAATACTAATCCAATAATTCCAGGAGCGCGCTTTGAACATTTCCCGCTGGATTGACATTGCCCAGGAGCTGCGCATGCTCAAGAACTTTAGTTCCCTCAAGGCCATCATTTCGGCATTGAATTCCAACTCGATCTATCGCCTCTCCAAGATCTGGGAGTTCCTGCCCAAAGAGAGAGTAAGTCCCGTACCCTTTTTCGGGGGATCACAACGTGTGCTAATGGATTTCTTTCCTCCCCCCTCCCAGATGGAAGTCTTTACGGAGCTGGCTCGCATCTGTTCGGAGGACAACAATGCCTGGACCCTGCGCGAGGTACTGAAGCGCGAGGGAACGGCCAAGAACCCCGATCCGGGCAGCGATCAAAGCGATCGGCATCTGCAGAAGCTCATCCTGAATCTGGGCACACAAACATCCCACGGAACAATACCCTACTTGGGGACATTTCTCACCGACCTGACCATGATCCACACGGCCAATCCCGATTATCTCACCGAGGACAAGCTGATCAACTTTGACAAGAAGCGCAAGGAGTTCGAGGTCCTCGCACAGATCAAGCTGCTGCAGGGGGCGGCCAACACGTACAACCTGCAGGGGGATGCTCTCTTCGATCACTGGTTCGCCTCGATGCCGCTCTTCGACGAGCGGGAGTCATTCGAGCTGAGCTGCCGGCTGGAGGCACAGCCGCCGGCGCCGCGCAAATCGGTGGTGAGCACAAACACCTCGCTGACCAACACGACGGCCTCGTCGACGGCCTCCATCATAGGCCACCGCAAGACTGACTCCATTCACTCCAATTCGAGCAGCGGGGCCGGCTCGCAGTTCTACTGTGAGCtgaacagcagcaccagctccCGGCACAACTCCCTCGACAGGGACGCCCACCATGCCTCCCTCATGTCCGCCTCGAGTAGCGTGTCCAACCTGTCGCTGGACTCGAGTAACTCGGGCGGCCGCCAGTCCGGCAAGCTGACGCACTCCCAGTCCGTGGGCAATGGCCTCAAGTCGAATGGGAACGGGACCACCAATGGCGGGGGATCGCCGCACATCAATGCCCAGCTGGTGCAGCCGACGGGGGTCACCCCGCAGTCCGCACCGGACTTTTACATCATCCGTGTCACCTACGAGACGGACAACATCGAGCTGGATGGGATCGTGCTCTACAAGAGCATCATGCTCGGCAACAATGAGCGCACTCCGCAGGTGATCCGCAACGCGATGCTCAAGCTGGGACTGGAGGACGATCCGGATCGGTTCACGCTCGCCCAGGTGCTGCCCGACAAGGAGCTGGTGATGCCGAAGAACGCCAATGTCTACTATGCGGTCAACACGAACTACAATCTCAACTTTATACTGAGGCCGCGCAAGGACGAGGGCGTGGCTGGCAGCTAGTCCACAGCGGTGCCTCTGTCCCAGTTATGGTGCTTGGGATACGAGGGCCAGGattgaggagcagcagcagcagcacgggAGGAGTGTAAATAGTTTAGAGCTCGATTCGCACATGACAAGAAACTGGAGAACGAAAACCAATTCATATTTAAGTTATTTATTGAGCAGAGAACGAGAAGGAGGAGCCAGTCCCTTTGATTACGCGTAGTTGTTTCGACTTGACCCCTCCCCCCAGCCCCAACCCCGTCAATTAGTTCGTAGGAAACTTTTGTAATCTCTTATTTTTCGCTGCCCCCCGCGGGAGTTTGTTCATAGAAAGCCGAACAcccaaaaaaccgaaaacacACGCACCCACACATATTATATAGAGACTCTACTGGAATATTTGCtgatatttacatacatatgtacatgtgcatatacatatatttatgtatatacatacaagATAGAGGAGAGATATGCCTATACAAAAAGTTGATATTCTAAATGTGGTACAATAATTTTTGGATTTTGAAAGTCGGTCTTTAGTTTAGCCAGGACTCGTACTCCTTGTCTGTACTTTATTTTGAGAATCttcaaaaacacacacacacaaccaaACACACAACAGAGCGTACTCGTATTTGTATAGATGTTTTTTTTAACCACTGTACGTGTattataaatacaaaaaatacaaaatactatatacactatatatatattaagaTATCCGAGCGATAGGTACGATTTGTACGATTCGATCGCCGAATGGAGTGGAGTGCACAATTATACGGCTAAGACATTTTTTTTGAGTTTATTTCTACACTTAAGGCCGTCAAATGAGAGGAACGGCGACAATTAGTATACATATGCGATATACACACTAAGGATctacataaaatatatatgtatatatacatatatattaactATGAGAGCTATTTCGAAGTAAATtgcaaacagaaacagaagcaaGCCCCGAAGAAAACCGATTAATTTtgtaaatatataatatataaatgaAATGCGTAAACTTGTGTTCTTCTTCGAAATAAATTGtaccaaaagaaaaccaaaCTCATATTTTAATGGTACATATAGTATGTTCTTGGAAATCGCTAGAATCTGATGGAAACTTGATTGATTTTTATAATAGAAGTTTGTGTCTCCGTAAGTGATTTATTGACTTAAAAGCCGAATAATACTAGTAATAGGAAATTGCATTAGGATGTTTGAATGAGAAATCCGTCGCAGCAAATCTGGTGCTAAGAAAGTCGTCATTCCATTCAAAGTTTTTGTGAAACGAACAGAACTGATTTCCAACTTTGATTAGCCCTTAAGCCCACCGACAAGTCAACAGAAGAGCTTAACCCATTTCTACACATGCAAAAGGCACCAGACAGACATtcgacagagagagggagagtggaAGAATAGAAAAATCCGATTATCAAGCAGCTGATGGCAACAGAACTTGGCCAAGGCTTCAAACCAAATCAGCATCTGCAAGGCTAGAGCGAAGGCTGAAGCTGTTgtgggaggggggagggggctgGAGAGGGGAGCTCAGGAGGGGCTAGAAGAACAGAGACCAAGTTAGCGGGTCAAAAAATCTCATTACATTTGCCAGGGATAGAACCCAAACTCAACCCAAACACCCAAAATGGAGGCAGTAAAACTGAAATAAATTACTTTTTTGGCTTTTTAACAACTTTGGGACGGAAACGAAAACAAGTTGCACCTCCACAGCACAAGCGTGACCGTGCGACTGCTCCACCCCCCTCCTACAGCCGAACAGCCCCTTGCTCAACCACTTTCTCGGGAAAACAAATTTCTATCCCATCCGCCTTTTATAATTTTGGTCCACACAAACTTTAATTAGATCACTTCAATGACAAAAAATAAATCTTTTGCCGCAATAATAAAATCCAAAGGGAAACAAATTGAGATGGAACCGAGGGAGAAGTACGGATTGGGACTGGGAGTGGGGACTGTGAAAGGGAGAAAAGCTCTCGAAAAACAAACTTTCACGAAACTAGTCACTGAAAATCCGCATCAGGCatcaaatggaaatggaaatgagtTGACTTGACTTGACAGGGGGAGGCAGTGGTTTGCTAAAGAGGTGGAGGTCCAAGCGGGAGGGACCCCGTtagggtctggtctggtcggGTCGGGTCTGGTCGGGACGGGGGGACGGCGGCGAGAGTGAGGGTGCGACAAGTTGACATCAAAGTCGAGTTGAGTGGGTGAGTGTGATAGGGGGCGTTGTGTGCGCGCGCTAGTGAAAGCTCCGGGGTTAACAATGACGTCATAGTTGTGCAAGTCAAGAGCGAAGagcagaggcagaagcagcaacatcagcagcaacagcagcagcagcagaaaaggAACAGAAGAAGAGCAGAAGTAGATGTAGATGTAGAAGCTGATGCTGAAGCTGAACAAAGGTGAAAGCAATTTGAAACGTACTACAATGGCATTTCGTCATAAACGACGAAGAAATAATCAATAGAATATACCACAGGGACAGGCAGACACAATGACGCAGCCAGAATGACATAATttcagacagacagacacacacgcacacacccacacacccacacacacttGCACACGTACTCATGTATTAGTAGATATACCACACTGATAAGACAGGCCAGGGTTGACCCTGTAGGTCAAAACAAGAAATTCAATTAGAAAAGTTCTCAACGAGAGAGCGAGGTGGAAGCTGCAAGGAGAGGGACATGACGACAGTTAGGTTAGCCTTCACCGCCTCCCCCACCACCCCCACCcatcattccattccattccattccattccatttcccCCTTTTACTCATCAATAACATTTACCCCAGCGTCTGCCACCTAGTGCCCCAGAGCACGTGTACATTCCCTTTAACGCCAGGGAGAAGAGCAGGAGAAGCCTTCAAACAAGAAGCAACAAAGAACAAAAGAGAAacgaacgaaacgaaaccgTTATTTTCCCGTTGCCTTCTTTTGTGCGTTCGCAAATGCAACAACGTGTCGTGCTCACACTCGCACCTCCAGGTCTCtctcacacaaacacacacacgcacacagctTCCTCTTGTGGAAAGAGGTCCTCTGCTACCTGACAAGACTCTTTTGGTTTTGCTGGTTTTTCTTATATGTACTTTCCTTTCGTGATATTCCTTTcgttctgctctgctctgctctgctccacGCCGCTCCTGTCACACATACAGTTTGACGTTTTCTCTGCCAGCTGTGTTGAGCTCTTGCGTGGGAGACAGAGCAGAACAAGCGAGcgacagagggagagagagagcgagagagcttTTCGCGAAGCTTTTAAATAGTTTGCCAGGCAGAGGCTCGTtacctgctgctgccgctgcagaACCATGGCGTGCTGGGTGTGTGGGCGCCGTCTGGGGAGGCTTTTATGATGGTTGCTTGGCTTACTTGCTGTTTGTCGGATGGTTTTTTATGACTACACTGAGAGATAGTAGCGGTAGGAAGGTTGAAATAGGTTGTACATAGAAGGCAGAAGAGCACACGACAAAACGACTAAAGAAATTTCATGGAACCTAAACATTTAGTATACGATATGATACGATAATTATGATTGTGATGATGAATATTTGTTGATTAATTCAACCTCCTTCCACATCGAATGTCATATCCCATTCACAGCTAATTTCTCTCAGCGCACAATTACGTCTCCATTTGA contains:
- the LOC108151235 gene encoding ral guanine nucleotide dissociation stimulator-like 1, whose translation is MNFTSQASCKCPHSQHPHQHQHQHQSKPTLIKSHTCAYQLQDLAGYNRALMPPLDNTDFSSAWRHVNNNSTSKTCAYHQKASHHPQQPQVHPQLYHHNTCPRQKKASAMTGPAIGMCQQQQHQQQHQRRSRSASAKPRRNSSYHSYDDLDASSAVASAERKVVASLKYLCACTGATLRNLSKKTKDLHAKNYTYTKPTWRLWGEEHEKNAIFTVYLKKVRYHRPTPTASNQDSDDEISHLEWETVRVRFVKAATLARLVEALATDDGELESTFINVFLSTYRTFSTPKQVLSLLTQRYDALHDKHLEELEQAQQSGQVEDPAYDPHASIHEQHKKTLVSALHVWLDGFPEDWHEDNLQQILAFATKRLKRSDLHIKVLNRLERLIRQSVYGNGGGGGGGGGGGGGMENNGLPWLSQAQQAQFMIPTHYGSSYDLSEQFNGLYLTPMGHGPIYRGPTHFLQAYRFPHVPVRHFAEQLTRMDTELFKRLIPHQCLGHTWARRDSGGSETVVATINQFNAVLFRVVSSILIDRLKPQERALNISRWIDIAQELRMLKNFSSLKAIISALNSNSIYRLSKIWEFLPKERMEVFTELARICSEDNNAWTLREVLKREGTAKNPDPGSDQSDRHLQKLILNLGTQTSHGTIPYLGTFLTDLTMIHTANPDYLTEDKLINFDKKRKEFEVLAQIKLLQGAANTYNLQGDALFDHWFASMPLFDERESFELSCRLEAQPPAPRKSVVSTNTSLTNTTASSTASIIGHRKTDSIHSNSSSGAGSQFYCELNSSTSSRHNSLDRDAHHASLMSASSSVSNLSLDSSNSGGRQSGKLTHSQSVGNGLKSNGNGTTNGGGSPHINAQLVQPTGVTPQSAPDFYIIRVTYETDNIELDGIVLYKSIMLGNNERTPQVIRNAMLKLGLEDDPDRFTLAQVLPDKELVMPKNANVYYAVNTNYNLNFILRPRKDEGVAGS